Proteins co-encoded in one Dreissena polymorpha isolate Duluth1 chromosome 12, UMN_Dpol_1.0, whole genome shotgun sequence genomic window:
- the LOC127853561 gene encoding retinol dehydrogenase 14-like, with product MGGTQSFPIVPIPKDRTFVVTGANRGIGYEVAKWIAMMGGTVVMACRNEDDTMKAMRQMEKEYKEEKERGTIHGLVDVPELSLVYMHLDLGSFHSTKQFVEDYKTSGRPLHVLICNAGIVKPRPEKTDDGFESMLQVNYLSHFLLIGMLLPMMKGNAVTDDTRIVLVSSDAHRMCRFNLAAINYDDDPMKFSGFDYYGRSKLYQIMQMYSLQRRLKNSHVTITSAHPGTVETEIGRDFKDVKLYQFFLTMTRFFGAMRDPLDGARTIIDLAVNPVYQGVGGHYYKDCSVASVTSTASDVQKQEALWNVTLELLKGHLSEEEIFCLEGADP from the exons GTATCGGATACGAGGTGGCCAAGTGGATCGCCATGATGGGAGGCACAGTCGTTATGGCGTGCCGGAACGAGGACGACACCATGAAG GCTATGCGGCAAATGGAAAAGGAATACAAAGAAGAAAAGGAAAGGGGAACAATTCATGGACTGGTGGATGTTCCAGAGTTATCGCTTGTCTATATGCATTTGGACTTGGGATCCTTTCATTCCACAAAACAGTTCGTTGAGGATTATAAGACCTCGGGTCGCCCATTGCACGTGCTCATATGCAACGCGGGCATTGTGAAACCACGTCCAG AAAAGACAGACGATGGGTTCGAATCCATGCTCCAG GTAAATTATCTGAGTCATTTCTTACTTATCGGCATGCTTCTGCCGATGATGAAGGGCAACGCGGTAACTGACGACACTCGAATTGTGCTCGTATCCAGCGACGCCCACAG AATGTGTCGATTTAATCTGGCAGCTATAAACTATGACGACGATCCTATGAAGTTCAGCGGATTCGACTACTACGGTAGATCTAAACTGTATCAA ATAATGCAGATGTACTCTTTGCAACGAAGGCTAAAAAACTCTCACGTGACTATCACTTCTGCTCATCCGGGAACCGTAGAAACAGAAATTGGTCGCGACTTCAAGGACGTTAAGCTCTACCAGTTCTTCCTGACCATGACGCGTTTCtttg GCGCAATGCGGGACCCACTGGACGGGGCTCGAACCATCATTGACCTTGCCGTAAACCCTGTGTACCAAGGCGTCGGTGGTCACTACTACAAAGACTGCAGTGTAGCCTCCGTCACATCCACGGCCAG CGACGTACAGAAACAAGAAGCCTTGTGGAATGTGACATTAGAACTATTGAAGGGACATTTGAGCGAGGAGGAGATTTTCTGTTTGGAAGGGGCGGACCCCTGA